A single Nicotiana tabacum cultivar K326 chromosome 5, ASM71507v2, whole genome shotgun sequence DNA region contains:
- the LOC107801960 gene encoding putative serine/threonine-protein kinase PBL7 codes for MGWFPCTGPSKQTSKKKNCIDSVQHSSDKLKARNSLSTKEVVKDAGSNQIAAKTFIFRELAAATKNFRGDYLLGEGGFGRVYKGVIESNQVVAIKQLDRNGLQGNREFLVEVLMLSLLHHPNLVNLIGYCADGDQRLLVYEYMPLGSLEDHLHDPTPGKERLDWNTRMKIAAGAAKGLEYLHSASPPVIYRDLKCSNILLGEGYHAKLSDFGLAKLGPVGDNTHVSTRVMGTYGYCAPEYAMTGQLTLKSDVYSFGVVLLEIITGRKAIESSKTGGDFNLVIWARPLFKDRRKFSQMADPMLQGHYPVRGLYQALAVAAMCVQEQPNMRPVIADVVTALTYLASQKFDTENRGIQTSRPGPATSPRMKRW; via the exons ATGGGTTGGTTTCCTTGCACTGGACCATCCAAACAGACCTCAAAGAAGAAAAATTGCATCGATTCAGTTCAACACTCTTCTG ATAAGTTGAAAGCAAGGAATTCATTAAGCACAAAGGAAGTTGTTAAGGATGCAGGTTCCAACCAAATTGCAGCCAAGACTTTTATATTTCGTGAATTAGCGGCCGCAACAAAAAACTTTCGAGGTGATTATCTTCTTGGAGAAGGAGGCTTTGGTAGAGTATACAAAGGGGTGATTGAATCCAATCAG GTCGTTGCGATCAAGCAACTTGATCGTAATGGATTACAAGGCAACAGGGAATTTCTTGTCGAAGTGCTGATGTTAAGTCTGTTACACCATCCTAACCTTGTAAATCTAATTGGCTATTGTGCTGATGGAGATCAGAGACTTCTCGTCTACGAATATATGCCATTAGGGTCATTGGAAGACCATCTTCATG ATCCTACTCCAGGTAAGGAACGGCTAGATTGGAACACAAGAATGAAAATTGCTGCCGGAGCAGCAAAAGGCTTGGAATATCTACACAGTGCAAGTCCTCCTGTAATATACCGTGATTTAAAATGCTCAAACATTTTGCTTGGTGAGGGCTATCACGCAAAGCTCTCTGACTTTGGCTTGGCCAAATTGGGGCCAGTAGGAGATAACACCCATGTCTCTACAAGAGTTATGGGTACTTACGGGTACTGTGCGCCAGAGTATGCCATGACTGGACAGTTGACTTTGAAGTCAGACGTTTACAGCTTTGGGGTAGTCCTCTTGGAGATTATTACAGGCAGGAAAGCAATTGAAAGTTCAAAAACTGGAGGAGATTTCAATCTGGTTATATGG GCAAGACCATTGTTCAAAGATCGGAGGAAGTTCTCGCAGATGGCTGATCCAATGCTGCAAGGCCATTATCCAGTAAGGGGCTTGTACCAAGCTCTAGCAGTTGCGGCAATGTGTGTTCAGGAGCAACCCAACATGCGTCCAGTCATAGCGGACGTTGTCACGGCTTTGACCTACCTCGCTTCACAAAAATTTGACACTGAAAACCGAGGCATCCAAACTTCAAGGCCAGGACCTGCCACTTCACCTAGAATGAAACGATGGTGA
- the LOC107801959 gene encoding thylakoid membrane protein TERC, chloroplastic isoform X1 has translation MKLAPVLLYNSTTQFPPKFISSSLRISPIPSPATYPKWVHFKLAPFRSPPPNLVGCNCKRRYSVAISCLRKSEQGEESSTAEETSSSQSHNVTNNVERSHNTSAVDEAEERTQGSDNYVSSVRTVALCVLSAVAFGVGVGFIDGVGKASEFFAGYLLEQSLSVDNLFVFVLIFKYFKVPLMYQNRVLSYGIAGAVIFRLSIILLGTATLQKFEAVNLLLAGILLYSSFKLFTGEEEDADLSDNFIVKTCQKFIPITSEYDGNRFLTLQDGVWKATPLLLTVAVIELSDIAFAVDSIPAVFGVTRDPFIVFTSNLFAILGLRSLYTLISESMGELEYLQPSIGVVLGFIGFKMILDFFGYHVSTEASLGVVATCLSAGVLLSLAKKSD, from the exons ATGAAATTGGCTCCTGTACTACTCTATAACAGCACTACTCAATTCCCTCCTAAGTTCATTTCCAGCTCGCTCAGGATTTCTCCAATCCCTTCGCCTGCTACATACCCAAAATGGGTTCATTTTAAATTAGCTCCTTTTCGCTCTCCACCACCCAATTTAG TTGGGTGTAATTGCAAACGAAGATATAGTGTGGCCATTTCCTGCTTGAGAAAATCCGAACAAGGGGAAGAATCATCTACTGCTG AGGAGACTTCGTCATCACAGTCACATAATGTTACCAACAATGTTGAGAGGTCTCATAATACATCTGCTGTTGATGAAGCAGAAGAAAGAACTCAAGGGTCCGACAATTATGTATCTTCTGTCAGGACGGTTGCCTTGTGT GTGCTTTCAGCTGTGGCATTTGGTGTTGGCGTAGGGTTCATTGATGGAGTTGGCAAGGCATCAGAATTTTTCGCTGG GTATCTGCTGGAGCAGAGTTTGTCAGTGGAcaatttatttgtatttgttctGATATTCAAATATTTCAAAGTGCCACTTATGTATCAG AACCGAGTGCTCTCATATGGAATTGCTGGTGCCGTAATCTTCCGATTGTCTATCATACTGCTAGGAACAGCGACCCTGCAG AAATTTGAGGCAGTTAACCTACTTTTGGCTGGGATTCTTCTATACTCATCATTCAAG CTGTTCactggagaagaagaagatgctgATCTATCTGACAATTTCATTGTGAAGACCTGCCAGAAATTCATTCCCATCACAT CTGAATATGATGGTAACCGGTTCCTAACTTTGCAGGATGGTGTATGGAAA GCTACACCTTTACTTCTGACAGTAGCGGTTATTGAACTCAGTGATATTGCATTCGCT GTTGATTCTATACCAGCAGTTTTTGGTGTCACAAGAGATCCTTTCATAGTTTTCACTTCCAATCTGTTTGCAATTTTAG GATTGAGGTCATTGTACACACTCATTTCTGAAAGTATGGGGGAGTTGGAATACTTACAG CCTTCCATTGGTGTTGTCTTGGGATTCATTGGATTCAAAATGATCCTGGACTTTTTCG GATACCATGTTTCCACAGAGGCTTCTCTAGGCGTTGTAGCTACATGTCTTAGCGCTGGAGTCTTGCTGAGTCTTGCTAAGAAATCTGATTAG
- the LOC107801959 gene encoding thylakoid membrane protein TERC, chloroplastic isoform X2 gives MKLAPVLLYNSTTQFPPKFISSSLRISPIPSPATYPKWVHFKLAPFRSPPPNLVGCNCKRRYSVAISCLRKSEQGEESSTAEERTQGSDNYVSSVRTVALCVLSAVAFGVGVGFIDGVGKASEFFAGYLLEQSLSVDNLFVFVLIFKYFKVPLMYQNRVLSYGIAGAVIFRLSIILLGTATLQKFEAVNLLLAGILLYSSFKLFTGEEEDADLSDNFIVKTCQKFIPITSEYDGNRFLTLQDGVWKATPLLLTVAVIELSDIAFAVDSIPAVFGVTRDPFIVFTSNLFAILGLRSLYTLISESMGELEYLQPSIGVVLGFIGFKMILDFFGYHVSTEASLGVVATCLSAGVLLSLAKKSD, from the exons ATGAAATTGGCTCCTGTACTACTCTATAACAGCACTACTCAATTCCCTCCTAAGTTCATTTCCAGCTCGCTCAGGATTTCTCCAATCCCTTCGCCTGCTACATACCCAAAATGGGTTCATTTTAAATTAGCTCCTTTTCGCTCTCCACCACCCAATTTAG TTGGGTGTAATTGCAAACGAAGATATAGTGTGGCCATTTCCTGCTTGAGAAAATCCGAACAAGGGGAAGAATCATCTACTGCTG AAGAAAGAACTCAAGGGTCCGACAATTATGTATCTTCTGTCAGGACGGTTGCCTTGTGT GTGCTTTCAGCTGTGGCATTTGGTGTTGGCGTAGGGTTCATTGATGGAGTTGGCAAGGCATCAGAATTTTTCGCTGG GTATCTGCTGGAGCAGAGTTTGTCAGTGGAcaatttatttgtatttgttctGATATTCAAATATTTCAAAGTGCCACTTATGTATCAG AACCGAGTGCTCTCATATGGAATTGCTGGTGCCGTAATCTTCCGATTGTCTATCATACTGCTAGGAACAGCGACCCTGCAG AAATTTGAGGCAGTTAACCTACTTTTGGCTGGGATTCTTCTATACTCATCATTCAAG CTGTTCactggagaagaagaagatgctgATCTATCTGACAATTTCATTGTGAAGACCTGCCAGAAATTCATTCCCATCACAT CTGAATATGATGGTAACCGGTTCCTAACTTTGCAGGATGGTGTATGGAAA GCTACACCTTTACTTCTGACAGTAGCGGTTATTGAACTCAGTGATATTGCATTCGCT GTTGATTCTATACCAGCAGTTTTTGGTGTCACAAGAGATCCTTTCATAGTTTTCACTTCCAATCTGTTTGCAATTTTAG GATTGAGGTCATTGTACACACTCATTTCTGAAAGTATGGGGGAGTTGGAATACTTACAG CCTTCCATTGGTGTTGTCTTGGGATTCATTGGATTCAAAATGATCCTGGACTTTTTCG GATACCATGTTTCCACAGAGGCTTCTCTAGGCGTTGTAGCTACATGTCTTAGCGCTGGAGTCTTGCTGAGTCTTGCTAAGAAATCTGATTAG
- the LOC142181006 gene encoding uncharacterized protein LOC142181006, with translation MKVKVLNWNIRGLNDKNKRSIVGSLVREWRADIVCLQQTKMEDIPASMLYQIWGNRWVEWAELKASGTRGGIVVMWDRRLWKCNDSHQGSFSITCFLDSLQEDFRWAFTCVYGPHTNAERKELWHELGAVRGIWTEQWVVGGDFNVCRFENERLNCIRRSKAMRSFSDIIMDLQLLDLPLQGAQYTWARGEDCLQASRIDRFLISSEWNESFKAINQLALPRALSDHKPLLLESGEWDTPPSYFKFENMWLQQEGFIDMVKEWWQSYVISGSPDFILVQKLRNLKKDLSNWNRDVYGKVEAKRTKALEELSILDQTAENRALTQVEKQMVVNLKAELMELAKAEEISWRQKSRCLWLKERDRNTRYFQTIANSHRRNNNIDKLKVDNEITDDKE, from the coding sequence ATGAAAGTCAAAGTTCTCAATTGGAACATTAGGGGACTTAATGACAAGAATAAAAGGAGCATTGTCGGCTCATTAGTTCGAGAATGGAGAGCAGACATTGTGTGTCTTCAGCAAACTAAAATGGAAGACATTCCTGCAAGTATGCTTTATCAAATATGGGGGAATAGATGGGTTGAATGGGCAGAACTAAAGGCATCTGGAACCAGGGGTGGTATTGTAGTTATGTGGGACAGAAGGCTTTGGAAATGTAATGATTCACACCAAGGCAGCTTCTCAATCACATGCTTTCTTGATAGTTTACAAGAAGATTTCAGATGGGCTTTCACATGTGTGTATGGTCCACACACCAATGCAGAGAGGAAGGAATTGTGGCATGAACTAGGAGCTGTTAGAGGTATATGGACTGAACAATGGGTGGTTGGAGGGGATTTTAACGTATGTAGATTCGAAAATGAAAGACTCAACTGCATTAGAAGATCCAAGGCTATGAGGAGTTTTTCAGACATTATTATGGATCTGCAGCTACTAGATTTACCTCTCCAAGGGGCACAATACACTTGGGCAAGGGGGGAGGATTGTTTACAGGCCTCTAGGATTGATAGGTTCCTTATATCCTCTGAGTGGAATGAAAGCTTCAAAGCAATCAATCAGTTGGCCCTCCCAAGAGCTCTCTCTGATCACAAACCTCTTCTGCTAGAGAGCGGGGAATGGGACACACCACCTTCTTATTTCAAGTTCGAAAACATGTGGCTGCAACAAGAAGGGTTCATTGACATGGTGAAGGAGTGGTGGCAGAGTTACGTCATAAGTGGCAGCCCAGATTTTATACTAGTACAAAAATTGAGGAATTTAAAAAAGGACTTAAGCAACTGGAACAGGGATGTCTATGGCAAAGTGGAAGCAAAAAGAACCAAGGCCTTGGAGGAGCTCTCAATTTTAGATCAGACAGCAGAAAATAGAGCTTTAACACAAGTTGAGAAGCAAATGGTAGTGAACCTGAAAGCGGAGCTAATGGAATTGGCTAAAGCTGAAGAAATCTCATGGAGACAAAAATCAAGATGTTTGTGGCTCAAAGAAAGAGACAGGAACACAAGATACTTCCAAACAATTGCAAACTCACACAGGAGGAACAACAATATTGACAAGCTCAAAGTGGATAATGAAATAACAGATGATAAGGAGTga